From a region of the Etheostoma cragini isolate CJK2018 chromosome 22, CSU_Ecrag_1.0, whole genome shotgun sequence genome:
- the si:dkey-226l10.6 gene encoding zinc finger protein 205 isoform X1: MADSSSSILTSSERPAVGGGTAGKATSSSVVSGNGNWDGAGGMDQITVVRIDDTHIKEEQCQDGGKVKDTAQYEMEYLVPAAEEEEEEDGVYVIEYSNPEEEGESYQFTMSVDKSLPSKKPIITHPVAGGESARSPPPVLPKPSVAPRPRPGARHKRKLIAEEEKEEEVLSNKSVLELGEHYSDVMGVNSGVGPSRLVCTLCPPPGKFFKRGSGLAVHLKHMHNLDTNKRFFCVPCQRSVRTQIELDRHTKRHANKAAVFTCHLCPAEAGKRGYKGSRWGLRSHLETEHPGVVPRCHICNKGFQSVVTYLADQFRHVGVSPHHCAKCQIYEMTERGLLIHIKNHDKKKQQQVEEEEELEVEVEEVEVEEVGETPPQMLGVSANGDNSATDDSDF, encoded by the exons ATGGCTGACTCCAGCAGCAGCATCTTG ACGTCTTCTGAACGCCCGGCGGTCGGAGGCGGGACTGCGGGAAAAGCAACGTCTTCTTCAGTTGTGTCCGGAAATGGAAACTGGGACGGCGCAGGCGGGATGGACCAGATAACAGTGGTGAGAATAGACGACACACACATTAAGGAGGAACAGTGTCAAGACGGGGGGAAGGTAAAAGACACCGCGCAGTATGAGATGGAGTACTTGGTGCCCGCGgcggaggaagaggaagaagaagacggCGTTTACGTCATCGAGTATTCAAATCCcgaagaggaaggagagagctACCAGTTCACGATGTCTGTGGACAAATCGCTCCCGTCCAAAAAGCCGATAATAACGCACCCCGTGGCGGGGGGAGAGAGCGCCAGATCTCCACCACCCGTGTTGCCCAAACCGTCCGTAGCGCCGAGGCCGAGACCCGGCGCGAGGCACAAGAGGAAGCTGATCGcggaggaggaaaaagaggaggaggtccTGAGCAATAAGAGCGTGCTGGAGCTCGGGGAGCACTACAGCGACGTGATGGGGGTGAACTCGGGCGTGGGTCCGAGTCGGCTGGTGTGCACGCTGTGCCCACCGCCCGGCAAGTTCTTCAAGAGGGGCTCGGGTCTGGCCGTGCATTTGAAGCACATGCACAACCTGGACACCAACAAGAGGTTCTTCTGCGTGCCGTGCCAGCGCTCGGTTCGCACCCAGATCGAACTGGACCGGCACACGAAACGCCACGCCAACAAGGCCGCCGTGTTCACCTGCCACCTCTGCCCGGCGGAGGCGGGGAAGAGGGGGTACAAAGGGTCTCGGTGGGGTCTGAGGAGTCACCTGGAGACGGAGCACCCGGGCGTCGTCCCTCGCTGCCACATCTGTAACAAAGGCTTCCAGTCCGTCGTGACCTACCTGGCCGACCAGTTCAGGCACGTGGGCGTGTCGCCACACCACTGCGCCAAGTGTCAGATCTACGAAATGACTGAGAGGGGTCTGCTCATTCACATCAAGAACCACGAcaagaagaagcagcagcaggtggaggaggaggaggagttggaggtggaggtggaggaggtggaggtggaggaggttgGGGAAACCCCCCCGCAGATGCTCGGAGTCTCCGCCAACGGCGACAACTCCGCCACAGACGACTCCGACTTCTGA
- the si:dkey-226l10.6 gene encoding zinc finger protein 878 isoform X2, producing the protein MADSSSSILTSSERPAVGGGTAGKATSSSVVSGNGNWDGAGGMDQITVVRIDDTHIKEEQCQDGGKVKDTAQYEMEYLVPAAEEEEEEDGVYVIEYSNPEEEGESYQFTMSVDKSLPSKKPIITHPVAGGESARSPPPVLPKPSVAPRPRPGARHKRKLIAEEEKEEEVLSNKSVLELGEHYSDVMGVNSGVGPSRLVCTLCPPPGKFFKRGSGLAVHLKHMHNLDTNKRFFCVPCQRSVRTQIELDRHTKRHANKAAVFTCHLCPAEAGKRGYKGSRWGLRSHLETEHPGVVPRCHICNKGFQSVVTYLADQFRHVGVSPHHCAKCQIYEMTERGLLIHIKNHDKKKQQQVEEEEELGKPPRRCSESPPTATTPPQTTPTSDAVSL; encoded by the exons ATGGCTGACTCCAGCAGCAGCATCTTG ACGTCTTCTGAACGCCCGGCGGTCGGAGGCGGGACTGCGGGAAAAGCAACGTCTTCTTCAGTTGTGTCCGGAAATGGAAACTGGGACGGCGCAGGCGGGATGGACCAGATAACAGTGGTGAGAATAGACGACACACACATTAAGGAGGAACAGTGTCAAGACGGGGGGAAGGTAAAAGACACCGCGCAGTATGAGATGGAGTACTTGGTGCCCGCGgcggaggaagaggaagaagaagacggCGTTTACGTCATCGAGTATTCAAATCCcgaagaggaaggagagagctACCAGTTCACGATGTCTGTGGACAAATCGCTCCCGTCCAAAAAGCCGATAATAACGCACCCCGTGGCGGGGGGAGAGAGCGCCAGATCTCCACCACCCGTGTTGCCCAAACCGTCCGTAGCGCCGAGGCCGAGACCCGGCGCGAGGCACAAGAGGAAGCTGATCGcggaggaggaaaaagaggaggaggtccTGAGCAATAAGAGCGTGCTGGAGCTCGGGGAGCACTACAGCGACGTGATGGGGGTGAACTCGGGCGTGGGTCCGAGTCGGCTGGTGTGCACGCTGTGCCCACCGCCCGGCAAGTTCTTCAAGAGGGGCTCGGGTCTGGCCGTGCATTTGAAGCACATGCACAACCTGGACACCAACAAGAGGTTCTTCTGCGTGCCGTGCCAGCGCTCGGTTCGCACCCAGATCGAACTGGACCGGCACACGAAACGCCACGCCAACAAGGCCGCCGTGTTCACCTGCCACCTCTGCCCGGCGGAGGCGGGGAAGAGGGGGTACAAAGGGTCTCGGTGGGGTCTGAGGAGTCACCTGGAGACGGAGCACCCGGGCGTCGTCCCTCGCTGCCACATCTGTAACAAAGGCTTCCAGTCCGTCGTGACCTACCTGGCCGACCAGTTCAGGCACGTGGGCGTGTCGCCACACCACTGCGCCAAGTGTCAGATCTACGAAATGACTGAGAGGGGTCTGCTCATTCACATCAAGAACCACGAcaagaagaagcagcagcaggtggaggaggaggagga gttgGGGAAACCCCCCCGCAGATGCTCGGAGTCTCCGCCAACGGCGACAACTCCGCCACAGACGACTCCGACTTCTGACGCGGTTTCGTTGTAg